AGAGGCTATATGGGATCGAGTGCAAGCATGAGTTCATCTGATACTTTCCTGGCATCTCGGTTAGTCCTATTTCCACCCAAAGTGCTGAATGTTGTTTCCACAGATTGGCGCGTAACCCGGAAAAATTGTTGTGCCATTTCTTCTATTCCTTCTCCGGATAACCCATTGCTGCATTCCCCTTTTGGGAAAGTAAGGACAACTTTACATCCTTTATTCGAAAGAATACGGAGGAGATTCTTCATAGTCTGTGAAGAAATGCTCTTCTTGCTATAGTTCGAGTTCGGCCTTTCATCTATCGGAGGATACCTTCCTACACCTTCTACAGTGCTGCAAGTTCCTCCGGCTATGGTTTCTAATACATGATAGAAACGGCTGTACTGCACGGCTGAATAAGGCGGATCAACAAAGACAACATCGTTGGAATTGAGTTTCTTAGCTATCTGATTTGCATCGGCAACGACTGCTTTACCTGGTTCGGTAGCATAAAGAGGACAGAGTTTCTTTAGAGCCGCCCGTGCATAGTGAAATGGGTCCAGTAGCCAAGAAGCTCGAAGGTATTCGGCAGCGGTTTGTGTTGCCTTAAACGGTTGAGCAGTATGACCGGGAGCTGCGGCGCAGTTGCTCGCCGCAATAATTACTGATGCGAGACAAAGTTCTCTAAGTTCACTGTCTTTCGGTAATGACCGAAGCATCGAATCAAAGGATAATGCCTGAGTAGGACTAAAATAATGTCCTCCGTAGCACCGCCAGACTAATAGGGGATCTGCTTCCTCATCTGGAGAATCTGAAGAACATAACTCCTGGGCATACCTGTGCCATATCGCAGTAGAGTATTCCGCTGTATCAAGCTGGCTGGCCTCTTGCCAAACCTTAAACTTGCGTCGCGCTTGATCCGCAGTAGACAACCACGATTTATCCAAATCTTGAGCTTCAATTGGCTTCGTACGCTTCACGACTGCACCCGCCAGTACCGCGGCATACTTCTGAAGATCACATGCGAGAACAGATTTCCTGAGTTCTGTCGCGGCAAACCATGAAACATATGCGGCTCCACAGAAAAGATCAACTACACGCAAAGCGGACTGCGCCTGAGCCGCCAATAGCTCTCCGAGGCCATTTTTCAGCATTACACGTTTTGATCCCATGTACTTCAAAGCTCAAGCCCCCATAAAAAGGCGCGTTCGGTTGTGGCGAGAATCGCTGCCTCACGAGCATAATTTGACCAAAGAGTATAGTAATCCTGTGGCCACTGATCAACCGAGTCTATTGCTTCGTCAACATCTTGCCAAAGATCAATAAACGATTCCGGCTCATTATCTTCAGACCATAGACGACGCCTTACAGCAGCACTTGACCACCAGAATGCCAGATCTTCCTTGACAGTTGGGCCTACTTCACTAAGCAAGTCCGCCGAGGATCCTGTAGCCACGCGAAGAAGCAGGGTCGCTCTCGCCAACACCTGCTTAGAGTGTTCGGGATGGTATAAGTCGTCTTGGGCATTAGCATCTTGAATGATTTGATGTATATGTTGAAGGTTCTCATATTTCAGAAATTCAGCCCATTGATTGGGCGGCAACTCCTTTGGGTCAAGCGCATTAAGCATCATATTTAGCTGATTTTCATATAAGTTTTTTGCTTGTAGATCGTCTCTATCAATTACCAATGCCAGACTACGGCGAAGTAGATGGCGATCTAAAACCGGAAACCCTCCAACTGCTCCAGGCTCACATATCTCCCAAAACCGTAGTATTGCCTCCATAGTATCGCCAATTAGCCTTGGTCCAGGAGAAGTAAAAGTGGTTGGACGATAACTCGCGAGGTTGCGTGCATCCCTGTCTTTGGTCAAAAGAGAGAGGTCAAGTCCCCATTGTCGAAGCCATTCTCGGGCGATGAAATCGGAACCTGCAGAGAACTG
This portion of the Gemmatimonadota bacterium genome encodes:
- a CDS encoding DNA adenine methylase, yielding MGSKRVMLKNGLGELLAAQAQSALRVVDLFCGAAYVSWFAATELRKSVLACDLQKYAAVLAGAVVKRTKPIEAQDLDKSWLSTADQARRKFKVWQEASQLDTAEYSTAIWHRYAQELCSSDSPDEEADPLLVWRCYGGHYFSPTQALSFDSMLRSLPKDSELRELCLASVIIAASNCAAAPGHTAQPFKATQTAAEYLRASWLLDPFHYARAALKKLCPLYATEPGKAVVADANQIAKKLNSNDVVFVDPPYSAVQYSRFYHVLETIAGGTCSTVEGVGRYPPIDERPNSNYSKKSISSQTMKNLLRILSNKGCKVVLTFPKGECSNGLSGEGIEEMAQQFFRVTRQSVETTFSTLGGNRTNRDARKVSDELMLALDPI